The following coding sequences lie in one Arachis hypogaea cultivar Tifrunner chromosome 4, arahy.Tifrunner.gnm2.J5K5, whole genome shotgun sequence genomic window:
- the LOC112797258 gene encoding protein RETICULATA-RELATED 2, chloroplastic: MAAMAQLRFSPLSGHYHASVFPTSSSSQPQNQSLYPIKLLPPRLKLSSAGGDGGNGIGHGGSGGGSGSGGGSWGHEGDHSDSSSFGPLGLFLNGWRSRVAADPQFPFKVLMEELVGVSACVLGDMASRPNFGLNELDFVFSTLVVGSILNFTLMYLLAPTMSTSSSQLPSIFASCPKSHMFEPGAYGLFERLGTLVYKGTIFAAVGFAAGLAGTALSNGLIAMRKKMDPDFETPNKPPPTMLNALTWAAHMGFSSNFRYQTLNGIEFLLERGLNPFLFKSSVLVLRMVNNVLGGMSFVVLARLTGAQSVGGGEHQKEQATVEIGFASEKEKLVEREEEFQSSNQSASSK, translated from the coding sequence ATGGCAGCCATGGCGCAGCTTCGTTTTTCACCTCTCTCTGGTCACTACCATGCCTCTGTTTtcccaacatcatcatcatctcagcCCCAGAATCAATCTTTGTATCCCATCAAACTACTACCACCAAGATTGAAACTTTCCTCTGCTGGAGGTGATGGGGGAAACGGGATTGGACATGGTGGAAGTGGCGGCGgcagtggtagtggtggtggaaGTTGGGGTCATGAAGGAGATCATAGTGATTCATCATCTTTTGGGCCTCTTGGTCTTTTCCTTAATGGATGGAGATCAAGGGTAGCTGCTGATCCCCAATTTCCATTCAAGGTTCTGATGGAGGAGTTGGTTGGTGTTAGTGCTTGTGTTCTTGGTGACATGGCTTCAAGGCCTAATTTCGGGTTGAATGAGCTTGATTTTGTTTTCTCAACCCTTGTTGTTGGTTCAATCCTCAATTTCACACTCATGTACCTATTGGCACCAACCATGTCAACTTCCTCATCACAATTACCATCAATTTTTGCGTCTTGCCCCAAGAGTCACATGTTTGAACCTGGCGCATACGGTCTGTTCGAACGGCTTGGAACCTTGGTGTACAAAGGAACCATCTTTGCCGCCGTCGGATTCGCAGCTGGACTAGCTGGAACTGCTCTCTCAAACGGGTTGATTGCGATGAGGAAGAAGATGGACCCTGATTTTGAGACCCCAAATAAGCCTCCACCTACAATGTTGAATGCTCTAACATGGGCAGCACACATGGGATTCAGCAGCAACTTTAGGTACCAAACATTGAATGGAATTGAGTTCTTGTTGGAGAGAGGGCTCAACCCATTTTTGTTCAAGTCCTCAGTGTTGGTTCTGAGGATGGTCAACAATGTCCTTGGAGGAATGTCCTTTGTGGTGTTGGCAAGGTTAACAGGAGCACAAAGTGTTGGTGGTGGTGAACACCAGAAGGAACAAGCTACTGTGGAGATTGGATTTGCTTCTGAGAAGGAGAAGTTGGTGGAAAGGGAAGAGGAATTTCAGAGCAGTAACCAATCAGCATCAtcaaagtga